The following proteins are encoded in a genomic region of Gouania willdenowi chromosome 6, fGouWil2.1, whole genome shotgun sequence:
- the hsbp1b gene encoding heat shock factor-binding protein 1b: MSETDPKSVQDLTNVVQTLLQQMQDKFQTMSDQIIGRIDEMNQRIDDLEKNITDLMTQAGVEENEATPEKPKEGQGS; the protein is encoded by the exons ATGTCTGAGACGGATCCCAAGTCAGTGCAGGACCTTACTAACGTG GTCCAGACGCTGCTGCAACAGATGCAGGACAAGTTCCAGACTATGTCTGACCAGATTATTGGAAGGA TTGATGAGATGAACCAACGCATTGATGACTTGGAGAAAAACATTACAGACTTGATGACCCAGGCAGGCGTGGAAGAAAATGAAGCAACACCAGAAAAACCCAAAGAGGGTCAAGGATCATAA